A genomic window from Cucumis melo cultivar AY chromosome 8, USDA_Cmelo_AY_1.0, whole genome shotgun sequence includes:
- the LOC103485965 gene encoding pentatricopeptide repeat-containing protein At1g09220, mitochondrial: protein MHCLWKGCKFISSQSSSTFQNLQFLSFSSFLQIKSFSPSAASHSLCFSPSFLISQVFKYATTHKAAQQIRSFIIASGLLLNATTNFILLCNTLLHCYPLYQPLRQFPRIPPSYDTFAYSFLFHSCADLELIGPGFQLHALTFKLGFPSHVYVQTAILRMYASSGFLLDALKVFDEMPDRSSVTWNVLITGLVKLGELRRAREVFDQMPMQNVVSWTAIIDGYTRLNRHEEAAGLFWRMVAHYGMEPTEITLLTIFPSISNLGALKICQSVHAYAEKKGFKVSDVRVANSLIDCYAKCGCINSASKVFEEMSAERKNLVSWTSIISGFTMHGMGKEAMESFEIMVKEGHEPNRVTFLSIVSACSHGGLVEEGLEFFKKMVAEYQIKPDIMHYGSLIDMLGRAGRIEEAEKIALEIPKEIANVVIWRTLLGACSFHGNVSMAERVTQRILNMEGAYGGDYVLMSNIFAAAGKYGDAERWRRSMDSSNFSKIPGQSLV from the coding sequence ATGCATTGCTTGTGGAAGGGATGCAAGTTCATCTCCTCTCAATCTTCCTCTACCTTTCAAAATCTTCAATTCCTTTCCTTCTCTTCATTTCTTCAAATCAAATCATTCTCTCCCTCCGCTGCATCTCACTCTCTCTGCTTCTCTCCCTCCTTCTTAATCTCTCAGGTATTTAAATACGCCACCACCCACAAAGCCGCCCAACAAATTCGCTCTTTCATCATCGCTTCCGGGTTACTTCTCAATGCCACCACCAATTTCATTCTTCTATGCAACACACTACTCCACTGTTACCCACTCTACCAGCCCCTTCGCCAATTTCCTCGCATTCCCCCCTCCTATGATACTTTCGCCTATTCCTTCCTTTTCCATTCCTGCGCCGATTTGGAGCTCATCGGACCTGGGTTTCAACTCCACGCTCTCACTTTCAAGCTAGGCTTTCCTTCCCATGTTTATGTTCAAACTGCAATTCTACGTATGTATGCTTCTTCTGGTTTTTTGCTTGATGCTCTGAAGGTGTTCGACGAAATGCCTGACCGAAGCTCTGTTACTTGGAATGTGTTGATTACTGGTTTGGTTAAATTGGGTGAGCTTAGACGCGCTCGGGAAGTTTTTGATCAGATGCCGATGCAGAATGTTGTGTCTTGGACTGCTATAATTGATGGGTATACTCGTTTAAATAGGCATGAAGAAGCTGCGGGTTTGTTTTGGAGAATGGTGGCCCATTATGGTATGGAGCCTACTGAAATAACGCTTTTAACTATCTTCCCTTCCATTTCGAATCTTGGGGCTCTTAAGATTTGTCAATCTGTTCATGCTTACGCAGAGAAGAAAGGGTTTAAGGTATCTGACGTACGCGTTGCTAATTCATTGATTGATTGTTATGCGAAATGTGGTTGTATTAATAGTGCATCAAAGGTGTTCGAAGAAATGTCAGCTGAAAGGAAGAATTTGGTGTCTTGGACCTCGATAATCTCTGGATTCACAATGCATGGAATGGGAAAAGAAGCTATGGAGAGTTTTGAAATTATGGTGAAAGAAGGACACGAGCCGAATCGGGTCACGTTCTTGAGCATTGTAAGTGCTTGCAGCCATGGAGGACTGGTTGAGGAAGGTTTAGAGTTTTTCAAAAAGATGGTTGCTGAGTATCAGATTAAGCCAGATATCATGCACTACGGGAGTTTAATTGACATGTTGGGAAGAGCTGGGAGGATAGAAGAAGCTGAAAAAATAGCTTTGGAGATACCTAAGGAGATTGCCAATGTTGTTATTTGGAGAACGCTTTTAGGTGCTTGTAGTTTTCATGGTAATGTATCAATGGCCGAGAGAGTAACACAGAGGATATTAAACATGGAGGGAGCATATGGAGGTGATTATGTGCTCATGTCTAACATTTTTGCTGCAGCTGGAAAGTATGGAGATGCTGAGAGATGGAGAAGATCGATGGATTCTAGCAATTTCTCCAAAATTCCAGGACAGAGCTTGGTCTAA
- the LOC103485968 gene encoding NAC domain-containing protein 87-like encodes MEEPQLITPVNLPPGFRFHPTDEEIVTYYLAQKIVDAAFTATAIGEADLNKCEPWDLPQKAKMGEKEWYFFCQRDRKYPTGMRTNRATQTGYWKATGKDREIFKGKSVLAGMKKTLVFYKGRAPKGEKTNWVMHEFRLEPKFAHFLRLPRPVKDDWVVCRVFHKNPTMAATTPVRRIQTTSDFSSSLPPLIDPPATTHIPINSGGLDDFEVKCRPSGQSDYCLKYISTDSTNNDRHHYHQPAATLPLPPATTTAATTMNVSYAPSVPDNGFFSFDQLAAVGGTMPLTTPPTMECKMEQTSWSMMSGVTQDVSSSIDNSGYDLDVWDYYEN; translated from the exons atggAAGAACCACAGCTGATCACCCCCGTCAATTTGCCTCCGGGTTTCCGATTCCACCCCACGGATGAGGAGATCGTCACTTATTATCTTGCACAGAAGATTGTCGACGCGGCCTTCACCGCTACCGCCATCGGTGAAGCCGACTTGAACAAGTGTGAACCTTGGGATTTGCCTC AGAAGGCTAAGATGGGAGAAAAGGAATGGTACTTTTTTTGCCAACGGGACCGGAAATATCCGACCGGTATGAGAACGAACCGGGCCACTCAGACCGGTTACTGGAAGGCGACCGGAAAAGATCGCGAGATTTTCAAGGGCAAGTCTGTTCTTGCCGGTATGAAGAAAACCCTCGTTTTTTACAAAGGAAGAGCTCCCAAAGGTGAAAAGACCAACTGGGTCATGCATGAATTTCGACTCGAACCTAAGTTCGCTCACTTTCTCCGTCTTCCTAGGCCTGTTAAG GACGATTGGGTCGTTTGTCGTGTTTTTCACAAAAATCCTACTATGGCAGCTACCACACCCGTAAGAAGGATTCAGACTACTTCtgacttttcttcttctctcccaCCCTTGATCGATCCTCCCGCTACTACTCATATTCCAATCAACAGCGGAGGATTAGACGATTTCGAAGTCAAGTGTAGGCCATCCGGACAATCCGATTATTGCTTAAAGTACATCTCAACTGACAGTACAAATAACGATCGCCATCATTATCACCAACCAGCAGCAACACTTCCATTGCCCCCGGCGACAACTACTGCTGCAACCACAATGAACGTCTCTTATGCACCGTCGGTTCCTGACAACGGATTCTTTTCCTTCGATCAGTTGGCCGCCGTTGGTGGGACAATGCCACTAACCACACCACCAACAATGGAGTGCAAAATGGAACAAACTTCATGGTCGATGATGAGCGGCGTTACGCAAGACGTATCGTCGTCGATAGACAACAGCGGTTACGATCTGGATGTGTGGGATTACTATGAAAATTGA